The Humulus lupulus chromosome 4, drHumLupu1.1, whole genome shotgun sequence genome has a window encoding:
- the LOC133829087 gene encoding protein CHROMATIN REMODELING 5-like, with the protein MVRMLDILAEYMSHRGFQFQRLDGSTKAELRQQAMGHFNAPGSDDFCFLLSTRAGGLGINLATADTVIIFDSDWNPQNDLQAMSRAHRIGQQEVVNIYRFVTSKSVEEDILERAKKRWFLTTW; encoded by the exons ATGGTAAGAATGTTGGATATACTAGCAGAATATATGTCACATAGAGGGTTTCAATTTCAAAGGCTAGATGGCAGCACTAAGGCTGAACTGCGTCAGCAAGCAATGGGTCATTTTAATGCACCTGGTAGTGATGATTTCTGCTTCCTTCTTTCAACTCGGGCAGGTGGCCTAGGTATCAACCTTGCAACAGCAGATACAGTTATCATATTTGATTCGGACTGGAACCCTCAAAATGACCTACAG GCAATGAGTAGAGCTCATAGAATCGGCCAACAAGAAGTTGTGAACATCTACAGATTTGTCACAAGCAAAAGTGTTGAGGAAGATATCTTGGAGCGAGCTAAGAAAAGATG GTTCTTGACCACCTGGTGA